The following are from one region of the Myotis daubentonii chromosome 2, mMyoDau2.1, whole genome shotgun sequence genome:
- the LOC132228802 gene encoding beta-defensin 103A-like: MRIYYLVFGLLLLCLVPAPGNGGIISTVQRYFCKVRSGRCALVSCLPKEEHIGSCSLTGRKCCRRRK; this comes from the exons ATGAGGATCTATTACCTGGTCTTTGGGTTGCTGCTCCTGTGCCTGGTGCCTGCTCCAG GCAATGGAGGGATCATAAGCACAGTGCAGAGGTACTTTTGCAAAGTGAGGAGTGGCCGCTGCGCCTTGGTGAGCTGCCTCCCTAAGGAGGAGCACATAGGCAGCTGCTCACTCACTGGCCGGAAGTGCTGCCGGAGGAGGAAGTGA